The following are encoded together in the Saliniramus fredricksonii genome:
- a CDS encoding DUF1036 domain-containing protein gives MALIAGSLPFLAVPAHADLRLCNMTGSRVGIAIGYRDPQGWVTEGWWNFEARECETIFAGALTARYYYVYAVDYDRGGEWGGSSYMCTREREFTIRGIEDCLVRGYDRNGFFEVDTGQQRSWTIQLTDPDRQGAPSP, from the coding sequence ATGGCCTTGATCGCAGGCAGCCTGCCTTTCCTGGCCGTGCCGGCTCACGCCGATCTGCGCCTGTGCAACATGACCGGCAGCCGCGTCGGCATTGCCATCGGCTACCGTGATCCGCAAGGCTGGGTCACGGAAGGCTGGTGGAATTTCGAGGCGCGCGAATGCGAGACGATCTTCGCCGGTGCCCTCACGGCGCGCTACTATTACGTCTATGCCGTCGATTACGATCGCGGCGGGGAATGGGGCGGGAGCTCGTATATGTGTACCCGCGAGCGGGAATTCACCATTCGTGGCATCGAGGATTGTCTTGTGCGCGGCTATGATCGCAACGGCTTCTTCGAGGTTGATACCGGCCAGCAGCGCAGCTGGACGATCCAACTCACCGATCCTGACAGGCAGGGAGCGCCGTCGCCATGA
- a CDS encoding glycerate kinase type-2 family protein, with amino-acid sequence MMPTSSREKLRCIFDAAVAAAHPQSCLSAHLPIAPPHGRIIVLAAGKAAASMSEVALAHYRDAGVEDARITGLAVARHGYGGQAGPIRIVEAGHPVPDEAGIAATREALALARSAGAEDLVLVLLSGGGSANWIAPADGIDLAEKQAITRALLRSGAPIDAINTVRKRLSQIKGGRLARAAAPARMVTLAISDVPRDDPAVIASGPSVPDPTSHAQARAIIARYGVVLSDAAQALMRDDAPETPKPGDPVFDNTAFSIIARPQEAMDAACAQARRLGYEPILLGADLEGEASAVAAAHAGEVRDIRRAGRRAALISGGELTVTIRGEGRGGPNQEYALALAIALDGLPRVAALSGDTDGTDGGIGAADDPAGAIIDDTTLSRAHAKGVDAQTYLLDNDSTGFFTILDDLLIPGPTRTNVNDCRIILID; translated from the coding sequence ATGATGCCGACATCCTCTCGTGAGAAGCTGCGCTGCATCTTCGATGCCGCTGTCGCAGCCGCCCATCCGCAGAGCTGCCTGTCGGCACATCTGCCGATTGCACCGCCGCATGGGCGCATCATCGTGCTCGCCGCCGGCAAGGCGGCTGCCAGCATGAGCGAGGTCGCGCTGGCGCATTATCGTGATGCGGGCGTGGAGGATGCCCGCATCACCGGCCTCGCCGTGGCCCGCCACGGCTATGGCGGACAAGCCGGGCCGATCAGGATCGTCGAGGCCGGGCATCCGGTTCCCGACGAGGCCGGTATCGCGGCGACGCGCGAGGCGCTCGCCCTCGCGCGTTCCGCCGGCGCGGAGGATCTCGTTCTGGTGCTGCTCTCCGGCGGTGGCTCGGCCAACTGGATCGCGCCGGCTGACGGCATTGATCTCGCGGAAAAACAGGCGATCACCCGCGCGCTCCTGCGCTCCGGCGCTCCCATCGATGCGATCAACACCGTGCGCAAGCGTCTGTCGCAGATCAAGGGCGGGCGGCTCGCGCGGGCAGCGGCGCCGGCGCGGATGGTGACGCTGGCGATTTCCGACGTGCCCCGCGACGATCCCGCCGTGATCGCATCCGGGCCGAGCGTGCCCGATCCCACGAGCCATGCGCAGGCCCGCGCCATCATCGCGCGCTATGGCGTGGTGCTTTCCGATGCGGCGCAGGCCCTGATGCGCGATGATGCGCCCGAGACACCCAAACCCGGCGATCCCGTCTTCGACAATACCGCTTTCAGCATCATTGCCCGCCCGCAGGAGGCGATGGATGCCGCCTGTGCGCAAGCGCGGCGCCTGGGCTATGAGCCGATCCTGCTCGGTGCCGATCTCGAAGGCGAGGCCAGCGCCGTCGCGGCAGCCCATGCGGGGGAAGTACGCGATATCCGCAGGGCGGGGCGGCGCGCGGCGCTGATCTCGGGGGGCGAGCTCACGGTGACGATCCGGGGGGAGGGGCGCGGCGGTCCGAACCAGGAATACGCCCTCGCACTCGCCATCGCCCTCGACGGGCTGCCCCGCGTGGCGGCGCTTTCCGGCGATACCGACGGCACCGATGGCGGCATCGGCGCGGCGGATGACCCCGCCGGCGCGATCATCGACGACACCACATTGTCACGCGCCCATGCAAAAGGGGTCGACGCGCAAACGTATTTGTTGGACAACGATTCGACGGGTTTCTTCACGATTCTCGACGACCTGTTGATACCGGGGCCGACACGAACCAATGTCAACGACTGCCGCATCATCCTCATCGATTGA
- a CDS encoding DMT family transporter — MTIPTPTQTASIEPGQIGAFAALVAGAVAMGVSPVFVRFAAADIGPFASAFWRVFLALPVLYAWMRIDEARHPGLAGRASWSRATVFAGFAFVGDLIFWHLAILNTTVANATFFATTAPLFVILISWAVLRVTIARSTLAGLVLCMLGGAALIGQSMQIAPARLAGDVYGVITAFFFALYFLGVEKARRSGGSAGRVTFELSLVTAAGLFVVAIIAERQILPTTPEAILALVALAFISHAGGQGLLSVALGRLPAVFSSLVIFIEAVAAAVFGWLVLSEALTLIQAMGGALILAGIFVARPRRNRPPLPARAKP; from the coding sequence ATGACCATACCCACGCCGACGCAGACCGCCAGCATCGAACCGGGCCAGATCGGCGCCTTCGCCGCGCTTGTCGCCGGAGCCGTGGCGATGGGCGTCTCGCCGGTCTTCGTGCGCTTCGCTGCCGCCGATATCGGCCCTTTCGCCAGCGCCTTCTGGCGGGTGTTTCTGGCTTTGCCGGTGCTCTATGCCTGGATGCGCATCGACGAGGCGCGCCATCCCGGCCTTGCCGGGCGCGCTTCCTGGAGCAGGGCGACGGTGTTTGCCGGGTTTGCCTTCGTGGGCGATCTGATCTTCTGGCATCTGGCCATCCTCAATACCACGGTGGCGAACGCGACCTTCTTTGCGACCACCGCGCCGCTTTTCGTCATCCTGATTTCCTGGGCGGTTCTGCGCGTCACCATCGCGCGATCGACGCTGGCGGGGCTCGTCCTGTGCATGCTCGGCGGTGCGGCGCTGATCGGCCAGAGCATGCAGATCGCGCCCGCGCGCCTCGCGGGAGACGTCTATGGCGTGATCACGGCCTTCTTCTTCGCGCTGTATTTTCTGGGCGTCGAGAAGGCGCGGCGCTCCGGTGGCAGTGCCGGGCGGGTGACTTTCGAGCTCAGCCTGGTGACGGCGGCGGGGCTGTTCGTCGTCGCCATCATCGCCGAGCGCCAGATCCTGCCGACGACGCCGGAAGCGATCTTGGCGCTCGTCGCGCTCGCCTTCATCAGCCATGCGGGCGGGCAGGGGCTGCTCTCGGTGGCTTTGGGGCGTCTGCCAGCGGTATTTTCCTCGCTGGTGATCTTCATCGAGGCCGTCGCGGCGGCCGTGTTCGGCTGGCTCGTCCTCTCGGAAGCGCTGACCCTGATCCAGGCCATGGGCGGCGCGCTGATCCTCGCCGGGATCTTCGTTGCCCGCCCGCGCCGCAACCGCCCGCCATTGCCGGCAAGAGCAAAGCCTTGA